A stretch of DNA from Oscillatoria salina IIICB1:
GCAATAGCGAGATTGTGGTAGGAGCGCACATGGTTGGCGCACACGCGGCGGAAATTATTCAAGGTGTAGCGATCGCTGTGAAAATGAAAGCGAAAAAAGCTGATTTTGATGCTACTGTTGGTATTCATCCTACTGTAGCTGAAGAGTTTGTGACGCTACGCAATCCAGTTATTTCAGAACAGGTTAAACGTCAATAAAATCAATTGTGAGCGCGACATACATCTATTTACACGGTTTTGGCTCTTCTCCTTTATCGAATAAAGCGACTTATTTACACTCTCGCTTTGCTAGTTTAGGAATTAATCTGAAAATCCCCAATCTCAATGCTGGGGATTTTTCTCATCTCACGTTAACCCGACAATTACGCCAAGTTGAGGCACTTTTTGCCGAAACAGATGCTCCTGTTACAATTATCGGCTCTAGTTTTGGCGGTTTGACTGCGGCTTGGTTAGCCCAGCAACACCCCCAAGTTGAGCGAATTGTCTTACTTGCACCTGCTTTTGGCTTTATCGAAAATTGGCTGCCAACTTTAGGCGAAGCAGAGAGCGAAAATTGGCAAGAATCTGGATATCGTTTAGTTTATCACTATGGCAAAGGGCGACACTTACCCATTCATTACCAAATTATCACTGATGTAGCTGGATATAAAGATGTTGAGTTGCAGCGATCGCTACCTACTCTCATTCTCCACGGAATTCATGACGACACGATCCCCATTCAAGCTAGCCGCAATTACGCCCAAAACCGTCCTTGGGTAAAATTAAGCGAACTCGATAGCGATCATGCTTTGAATAATGTTTTACCCGATATTTGGCAATCAATCCAGGGATTTTGTCAAGCTACTTTAACACAAATTAATTCCTAGCGATCGCCCCAAAATCCCGTGTTTGTTTGTAGTTTCAGCGAGATAAGCGTAAATCTCAAAAAGGGTGCGTTAGTAAGACGCACCCTCACACTTTCGTTGTAATTACATTTATTGTTCTTCAAGCTTTGCTTGTTCGGAATATCCTTCTACACTCATTTGTCCAGGATATTTCTCCACAAAGTAGTTATTGATGAATGTGTTAACTAACGACAGTAACACGGGGGCTAAGATAAAAGATAGCAAACCAGCTACCCTGAATCCTGGTACAAATAAAGAAGCTAACCAGAAACATAAGCCATTAACTACCAGGGAAAATGCTCCTAAACTGAGGAAGTTTATCGGTAGTGAAAGCGTGGAAATAACT
This window harbors:
- a CDS encoding YqiA/YcfP family alpha/beta fold hydrolase codes for the protein MSATYIYLHGFGSSPLSNKATYLHSRFASLGINLKIPNLNAGDFSHLTLTRQLRQVEALFAETDAPVTIIGSSFGGLTAAWLAQQHPQVERIVLLAPAFGFIENWLPTLGEAESENWQESGYRLVYHYGKGRHLPIHYQIITDVAGYKDVELQRSLPTLILHGIHDDTIPIQASRNYAQNRPWVKLSELDSDHALNNVLPDIWQSIQGFCQATLTQINS
- a CDS encoding phage holin family protein, which translates into the protein MIGSLLTILATALSLLVVDIVFPGVDLANFPAAIIAALAIGLVNGFIKPVISTLSLPINFLSLGAFSLVVNGLCFWLASLFVPGFRVAGLLSFILAPVLLSLVNTFINNYFVEKYPGQMSVEGYSEQAKLEEQ